A window of Sulfurimonas gotlandica GD1 contains these coding sequences:
- a CDS encoding RecB-like helicase, translating into MFKNNLAYEASAGSGKTFMLVVRYLSLLFKGATPNKILALTFTNKAAFEMQERIVLTLEELEHRGELDEIVKVTGFSREFLLHERKRILDEFLNSNSKIMTIDKFFAQILRKFSLYASLMPDFTTMSSQHELKLLSRFLKEVSVAGKKNTLITLSLQSKKRLGDIFTLLDEFYIKHQELSHLKFEKQEFLHFEQEAMENLGYLRDIINRCEGASATVKKAVEADDFEELALKSWIGRESLDYRTFSKCFTPDMNSLLTRIQDAVKNQNRAKEQNFFYALSELTGIYQKAKKALYTEDSELSFNDVTVLVYHILKERIDSEFLYFRLDSAIEHILLDEFQDTSILQYEILKPLIDEILSGSGVSEDGSFFFVGDVKQSIYRFRGGVSALFGAVKEECNTEVEALLTNYRSQREVIEFVNRTFIDKINNYAPQHVREEADAGYVEVISSEEILEESISQVKRLLQLGADINEVAILCATNGDGEVIKQMLQEENIEVVTETTTKLINQKSVKAVLEYLKYLYFGQEIYKHNFFALINQEVRDISRVNLTKTKLLRVIKNSIAEYRLFSDDFHLIRFLDVVGKYEDIEALLFEYERLDASGAASDLNGVRVLTIHKSKGLEYEHVIVMDRLKKAPPARDAIIYEYDGIKLEDVYLRIKGRDAIDAEYEEALAKEKYLAKEDSLNALYVAFTRARENLFVILKPKDSTFDMLNLEPKSSGELICKNTNAQIKAVAPSKELNYKDLYYGTQSDILKLEDSSDEDLKAINFGLALHYMLEMLGDFSIKSVQNAKYMMINKYGYSLQNSEIEDIERRVVRVLENTEFISLASGERYKEKALRYKDNLRYIDLLVKQDDGSWVVIDYKSSMSYSDKHVQQVNYYVKAIKEITGAEVKGYIAYMLEDSVKITKV; encoded by the coding sequence ATGTTTAAAAACAATCTAGCCTACGAAGCGAGTGCGGGAAGTGGTAAGACATTTATGCTTGTTGTGCGTTATCTATCTCTTTTGTTTAAGGGTGCAACTCCTAATAAAATCTTGGCCCTTACCTTTACAAACAAAGCAGCTTTTGAGATGCAAGAGAGAATTGTTCTTACACTAGAAGAGTTGGAGCATCGTGGTGAGCTTGATGAGATAGTTAAAGTTACAGGCTTTTCTCGTGAGTTTTTGCTACATGAGAGAAAAAGAATCTTAGATGAGTTTTTAAATTCAAACTCTAAAATAATGACTATTGATAAGTTCTTTGCTCAGATACTTCGTAAGTTTTCACTTTACGCATCTCTGATGCCAGACTTTACTACTATGAGTTCTCAGCACGAGTTGAAACTGCTTTCACGCTTTTTAAAAGAAGTAAGTGTAGCTGGTAAAAAAAATACTCTTATCACTCTTTCACTTCAGTCAAAAAAGAGACTTGGTGATATCTTTACTCTACTTGATGAGTTTTACATAAAGCATCAGGAGCTCTCGCATCTAAAGTTTGAAAAACAAGAGTTTCTACATTTTGAGCAAGAAGCTATGGAGAATCTAGGTTACCTACGTGATATCATAAATAGATGCGAGGGTGCATCTGCAACGGTTAAAAAAGCTGTAGAAGCTGATGACTTTGAAGAACTTGCTCTCAAGAGTTGGATAGGAAGAGAGAGTTTAGACTATAGAACTTTTTCAAAGTGTTTTACTCCAGATATGAACTCTCTACTTACTCGAATCCAAGATGCGGTTAAAAACCAAAACAGAGCAAAAGAACAAAACTTTTTTTATGCTTTGAGTGAATTAACCGGCATCTACCAAAAAGCAAAAAAAGCACTATACACAGAAGATAGTGAACTTAGTTTTAACGATGTAACAGTTTTGGTATACCACATCTTAAAAGAGCGAATAGACAGTGAGTTTTTATACTTTAGACTTGACTCGGCTATAGAGCATATACTCCTTGATGAGTTTCAAGATACGAGCATCTTACAGTATGAGATTTTAAAACCGCTAATAGATGAAATACTATCAGGTAGCGGTGTTAGTGAAGATGGAAGTTTTTTCTTCGTTGGAGATGTTAAGCAGTCTATTTATAGGTTTAGAGGTGGGGTCAGTGCTCTTTTTGGAGCTGTAAAAGAGGAATGCAATACTGAGGTCGAAGCACTTCTCACAAACTATCGCTCTCAAAGAGAGGTCATAGAGTTTGTAAACAGAACTTTTATAGACAAGATAAACAACTACGCACCACAACACGTAAGAGAAGAAGCAGATGCAGGATATGTTGAAGTCATCAGTAGTGAAGAGATACTAGAAGAGAGTATCAGCCAAGTAAAAAGACTGCTACAGCTTGGTGCAGATATCAATGAAGTAGCAATCCTTTGTGCGACAAACGGTGATGGTGAAGTTATCAAGCAGATGCTACAAGAGGAAAATATTGAAGTTGTTACAGAGACGACTACAAAACTTATAAACCAAAAGAGTGTTAAGGCTGTTTTGGAATACTTGAAGTATCTATATTTTGGCCAAGAGATATATAAACACAATTTTTTCGCTCTTATCAATCAAGAAGTAAGAGATATATCAAGAGTTAATTTGACTAAGACAAAGCTACTAAGAGTTATTAAAAATTCCATAGCTGAGTATAGACTATTTAGTGATGACTTTCATCTTATACGTTTTTTAGATGTTGTAGGAAAGTATGAAGATATAGAAGCACTTTTGTTTGAGTATGAAAGGCTAGATGCAAGTGGTGCTGCATCTGATCTTAACGGTGTTAGGGTTTTAACTATCCACAAGTCAAAAGGTCTGGAATATGAGCATGTCATAGTTATGGACAGACTTAAAAAAGCTCCTCCTGCAAGAGATGCCATCATTTATGAATATGACGGAATTAAGCTAGAGGATGTATATCTTCGTATAAAAGGTCGAGATGCTATAGATGCTGAGTATGAAGAGGCGCTTGCAAAAGAGAAATATTTAGCAAAAGAAGATTCATTAAATGCACTTTATGTAGCCTTTACAAGAGCAAGAGAAAACTTGTTCGTAATTCTAAAACCTAAAGATTCAACTTTTGATATGTTAAACCTTGAGCCAAAGAGTAGTGGAGAGCTTATCTGTAAAAATACAAATGCACAGATAAAGGCAGTAGCTCCTTCTAAAGAATTAAACTACAAAGATTTATACTATGGAACGCAAAGTGATATTTTAAAACTTGAAGATAGCAGTGACGAAGATTTAAAAGCCATAAACTTTGGTTTGGCTCTTCACTATATGCTTGAGATGCTTGGTGATTTTTCTATTAAAAGTGTTCAAAACGCAAAATATATGATGATAAATAAATATGGCTACTCTTTACAAAATTCTGAGATAGAAGACATAGAACGAAGAGTTGTAAGAGTCCTAGAAAATACGGAGTTTATATCTCTAGCATCTGGAGAGCGTTACAAAGAAAAAGCACTACGATATAAAGATAATCTACGTTATATTGATTTACTTGTAAAACAAGATGACGGCTCATGGGTTGTGATTGATTATAAGAGTTCTATGAGTTATTCTGATAAGCATGTACAACAAGTAAACTACTACGTAAAAGCTATCAAAGAGATAACAGGAGCAG